In Papaver somniferum cultivar HN1 chromosome 1, ASM357369v1, whole genome shotgun sequence, a genomic segment contains:
- the LOC113278594 gene encoding probable serine/threonine-protein kinase WNK6, whose protein sequence is MDSTSRTEFLEDVDDPPDPDVVETDPTKRYVRYKDVLGRGAFKTVYKAFDEVDGIEVAWCQVNIDAVVRGCTPDLESALYDEVNMLKVVHHKHIIKMYKSWVDDEKKTINIITELFNSGSVRQYREKHKKVDMKALKGWARQILLGLDYLHSHSPPIIHRDVKCDNIFINGNHGEVKIGDLGLATVMEQASLHSVLGTPQYMAPEIYNEDYNELVDIYSFGMCMLEMTTNESPYIECTNCAQVYKKVVSGVMPASLSKVKDLEMKKFIERCLGPVAQRLPAKELLKDPFLQPKDSAAAGYCQPKQVSAGTVLTPHKKESSTEQHMLPENRITTTAVESHPVPMVEVQRVRRGKEFKLQGVKEDEKSVSFKLKFLNAEVKDTVYFSFYLESDTAISVASEMFDEVKLADLTVLFVAELIDVSITRLVPDWKPCVPIDQLVVTHECAASLSNPDAGTFSEDRYSDAGTFSEENYIKSRTGRFMHADSGFMMYNGCIQDVCSRNRATNVSTVGNGEDNFELKDMSLELEMIELEYQQALEEISKKRHEAIMALKNRVFSQKKMVPAY, encoded by the coding sequence ATGGATTCGACTAGCAGAACGGAGTTCTTGGAAGATGTTGATGATCCTCCTGACCCTGATGTCGTAGAAACAGATCCTACAAAAAGATATGTTAGGTATAAGGATGTTCTTGGCAGAGGCGCTTTCAAGACAGTATATAAGGCGTTTGATGAAGTTGATGGAATTGAAGTGGCTTGGTGTCAAGTTAACATTGATGCAGTTGTACGAGGTTGTACGCCTGATTTAGAGAGTGCATTGTATGATGAAGTAAATATGTTGAAAGTTGTTCATCATAAGCACATAATCAAGATGTACAAGTCGTGGGTCGACGATGAGAAAAAGACAATAAACATCATTACTGAATTGTTCAACTCCGGCAGTGTGAGACAGTACAGAGAAAAGCACAAGAAGGTTGACATGAAGGCTTTGAAGGGATGGGCAAGACAGATATTGCTGGGTTTAGACTATCTTCATAGTCACAGTCCTCCAATTATTCATAGGGATGTAAAGTGTGATAACATCTTTATCAATGGTAATCATGGCGAAGTTAAAATTGGGGACTTGGGTTTGGCCACTGTGATGGAACAAGCTAGTTTGCACAGCGTTCTTGGTACTCCACAGTACATGGCACCTGAGATTTATAATGAGGATTACAACGAACTGGTTGATATATACTCCTTTGGCATGTGCATGCTAGAGATGACAACTAACGAGTCCCCCTACATTGAATGTACAAATTGTGCTCAGGTTTACAAAAAAGTTGTTAGTGGAGTCATGCCTGCCTCCCTTTCTAAGGTCAAAGATCTGGAGATGAAGAAGTTTATTGAGAGGTGTTTGGGTCCAGTAGCTCAAAGATTGCCAGCAAAGGAACTTTTGAAGGATCCTTTTCTCCAGCCGAAAGATAGTGCTGCTGCTGGGTATTGCCAGCCCAAACAGGTCTCTGCAGGAACTGTACTTACACCACACAAAAAGGAGTCTTCTACAGAACAACATATGCTTCCAGAAAATAGAATAACTACTACAGCTGTTGAGTCTCATCCTGTGCCAATGGTTGAGGTCCAAAGGGTAAGAAGAGGCAAGGAATTCAAGTTACAGGGGgtgaaagaagatgaaaaatctgTATCATTCAAGTTAAAGTTTTTAAATGCTGAAGTTAAGGATACGGTGTATTTTTCGTTTTACCTTGAAAGTGACACAGCAATCTCTGTTGCTAGTGAAATGTTTGATGAGGTAAAGCTGGCAGATCTGACGGTTCTTTTCGTCGCAGAGTTGATTGATGTATCAATAACAAGACTAGTACCAGACTGGAAACCTTGTGTTCCTATTGACCAGCTGGTAGTAACTCATGAGTGTGCTGCCAGCTTATCAAACCCTGATGCTGGAACATTTTCAGAAGATCGATACTCTGATGCTGGAACATTTTCAGAAGAGAACTACATTAAATCCAGAACCGGTAGATTTATGCATGCAGATTCAGGATTCATGATGTATAACGGGTGCATCCAAGATGTTTGTTCCAGAAACAGGGCAACGAATGTTTCTACTGTAGGTAATGGTGAGGATAATTTTGAGCTCAAGGATATGAGTCTGGAGTTGGAGATGATTGAACTAGAGTACCAGCAAGCGTTGGAGGAGATCTCCAAGAAACGGCATGAAGCTATCATGGCACTTAAAAACAGGGTTTTCTCCCAAAAGAAGATGGTTCCAGCGTACTAG